In the Pogoniulus pusillus isolate bPogPus1 chromosome 4, bPogPus1.pri, whole genome shotgun sequence genome, one interval contains:
- the KIN gene encoding DNA/RNA-binding protein KIN17 isoform X1 yields the protein MGKSDFLSPKAIANRIKSKGLQKLRWYCQMCQKQCRDENGFKCHCMSESHQRQLLLASENPQQFMDYFSEEFRNDFLELLRRRFGTKRVHNNIVYNEYISHREHIHMNATQWETLTDFTKWLGREGLCKVDETPKGWYIQYIDRDPETIRRQQEQERKKKQDLDDEEKTAKFIEQQVRRGLEGKELEQPVYTELNRENEEEKVAFNLNKGASTSISASSKTSSALGPNALKMVEGAVKRKESSHSSGQSKEKKKKSALDEIMELEEEKKRTSRRDYWLQPEIVVKIVTKKLGEKYHKKKGVVKEVIDKYTAVVKMIDSGDKLKLDQTHLETVIPAPGKKVMVLNGGYRGNEGILESINEKKFSATITIDSGPLKGRRVEDIQYEDISKLA from the exons GCCGCGATGAG aATGGCTTCAAATGTCATTGCATGTCTGAGTCCCACCAGAGGCAACTGTTGCTGGCTTCTGAAAACCCTCAGCAGTTCATGGATTATTTTTCTGA GGAATTCCGAAATGATTTCCTTGAACTGCTCAGGAGGAGATTTG GAACCAAAAGAGTGCACAATAATATCGTGTACAATGAGTATATCAGTCATCGTGAACACATCCACATGAATGCTACACAGTGGGAGACATTGACTGATTTCACTAAATGGCTGGGGAGAGAAG GTCTTTGCAAGGTTGATGAAACTCCAAAGGGCTGGTACATTCAGTATATTGACAGAGACCCAGAAACTATCCGAAGGCAGCAAGAacaagagaggaagaagaagcaaGATcttgatgatgaagaaaaaacTGCTAAATTCATTGAACAGCAAGTTAGAAGAGGTTTGGAGGGGAAAGAACTG GAACAGCCAGTCTATACTGAACTGAACAgagaaaatgaagaggaaaaag ttGCATTTAATTTAAACAAAGGAGCAAGTACTTCAATATCAGCATCTTCCAAAACAAG CAGTGCCCTTGGACCAAATGCACTGAAGATGGTGGAAGGGGCAgttaaaagaaaagaatcatCTCACAGCTCTGGTCAgtccaaagagaaaaagaagaaatctgCACTGGATGAAATTATGGAg cttgaagaggagaagaagagaacaTCTCGAAGAGATTACTGGTTGCAGCCT GAAATCGTTGTAAAAATTGTAACAAAAAAGCTTGGAGAGAAGTACCACAAAAAGAAAGGAGTTGTTAAG GAAGTGATTGACAAATACACAGCGGTGGTGAAGATGATTGACTCTGGAGACAAACTGAAGCTTGATCAGACACACCTGGAAACTGTAATACCCGCTCCAG GCAAGAAAGTGATGGTATTAAATGGTGGTTACAGAGGAAATGAAGGCATCTTGGAATCTATCAATGAGAAGAAGTTTTCAGCAACCATAACCATCGACTCT GGGCCTTTAAAAGGACGCCGAGTTGAAGATATCCAGTATGAAGACATTTCCAAACTTGCCTAA
- the KIN gene encoding DNA/RNA-binding protein KIN17 isoform X2 codes for MGKSDFLSPKAIANRIKSKGLQKLRWYCQMCQKQCRDENGFKCHCMSESHQRQLLLASENPQQFMDYFSEEFRNDFLELLRRRFGTKRVHNNIVYNEYISHREHIHMNATQWETLTDFTKWLGREGLCKVDETPKGWYIQYIDRDPETIRRQQEQERKKKQDLDDEEKTAKFIEQQVRRGLEGKELEQPVYTELNRENEEEKVAFNLNKGASTSISASSKTSALGPNALKMVEGAVKRKESSHSSGQSKEKKKKSALDEIMELEEEKKRTSRRDYWLQPEIVVKIVTKKLGEKYHKKKGVVKEVIDKYTAVVKMIDSGDKLKLDQTHLETVIPAPGKKVMVLNGGYRGNEGILESINEKKFSATITIDSGPLKGRRVEDIQYEDISKLA; via the exons GCCGCGATGAG aATGGCTTCAAATGTCATTGCATGTCTGAGTCCCACCAGAGGCAACTGTTGCTGGCTTCTGAAAACCCTCAGCAGTTCATGGATTATTTTTCTGA GGAATTCCGAAATGATTTCCTTGAACTGCTCAGGAGGAGATTTG GAACCAAAAGAGTGCACAATAATATCGTGTACAATGAGTATATCAGTCATCGTGAACACATCCACATGAATGCTACACAGTGGGAGACATTGACTGATTTCACTAAATGGCTGGGGAGAGAAG GTCTTTGCAAGGTTGATGAAACTCCAAAGGGCTGGTACATTCAGTATATTGACAGAGACCCAGAAACTATCCGAAGGCAGCAAGAacaagagaggaagaagaagcaaGATcttgatgatgaagaaaaaacTGCTAAATTCATTGAACAGCAAGTTAGAAGAGGTTTGGAGGGGAAAGAACTG GAACAGCCAGTCTATACTGAACTGAACAgagaaaatgaagaggaaaaag ttGCATTTAATTTAAACAAAGGAGCAAGTACTTCAATATCAGCATCTTCCAAAACAAG TGCCCTTGGACCAAATGCACTGAAGATGGTGGAAGGGGCAgttaaaagaaaagaatcatCTCACAGCTCTGGTCAgtccaaagagaaaaagaagaaatctgCACTGGATGAAATTATGGAg cttgaagaggagaagaagagaacaTCTCGAAGAGATTACTGGTTGCAGCCT GAAATCGTTGTAAAAATTGTAACAAAAAAGCTTGGAGAGAAGTACCACAAAAAGAAAGGAGTTGTTAAG GAAGTGATTGACAAATACACAGCGGTGGTGAAGATGATTGACTCTGGAGACAAACTGAAGCTTGATCAGACACACCTGGAAACTGTAATACCCGCTCCAG GCAAGAAAGTGATGGTATTAAATGGTGGTTACAGAGGAAATGAAGGCATCTTGGAATCTATCAATGAGAAGAAGTTTTCAGCAACCATAACCATCGACTCT GGGCCTTTAAAAGGACGCCGAGTTGAAGATATCCAGTATGAAGACATTTCCAAACTTGCCTAA